The Chlamydiota bacterium genome has a segment encoding these proteins:
- the metG_2 gene encoding Methionine--tRNA ligase, with protein MQKKVLITSALLYANGSLHLGHLAGAYLPADIFARFSRFIGDDVHFISGSDEYGVAITLAAEKEKKTPKAYVDHFHKVNKALFEALDFSFDHYSRTTCKGHSELVQDFFIQLDKNGYIEKTKTKQLFSEKENRFLADRYVVG; from the coding sequence ATGCAAAAAAAAGTCTTGATCACATCAGCACTGCTCTATGCTAACGGCTCGTTGCACCTAGGACATCTTGCTGGCGCCTATTTGCCTGCAGATATTTTTGCCAGGTTTTCAAGATTTATCGGCGATGATGTGCATTTCATTTCAGGATCCGATGAATATGGCGTCGCCATCACCTTAGCAGCAGAAAAAGAAAAAAAAACACCCAAAGCCTATGTGGATCATTTCCACAAAGTCAATAAAGCCTTGTTTGAAGCACTGGATTTTAGCTTTGATCACTATTCCAGAACCACATGCAAAGGGCACTCTGAGCTTGTTCAAGATTTTTTCATCCAATTGGATAAAAATGGATACATTGAAAAGACAAAAACAAAGCAGCTCTTTTCTGAAAAAGAAAACCGTTTTTTGGCTGATCGCTATGTTGTGGGC